The Mangifera indica cultivar Alphonso chromosome 12, CATAS_Mindica_2.1, whole genome shotgun sequence DNA window TTGTGATGGCCTGTGGTGGTTAAAAGCTGGGAAATTCCGTGCAACCAGATGGGAagttaaattgaagaaaaatgcaGATTCTgaaagtgaatatttgaaaatacaaaagtgGGTTTGGTTCtactaggatataatttaatAGAGCCCAACCAAATACGATAGGTAGTTCAAATATTCTCACACCGCCATatcatataaagttttattagataaagaaataaatttggACACATATTAACTCTACATGTACATGTATATTTCTACATTTTTAGGGGGAATCAGATTTGGTGAAGCTAGACCACTAAGTCATTCATGGAGAGATTAGTCCAGTAATCCATTCTTAGAGTCTTTCACTTCAATACGAATATGTattgaatatgttaaaaaacGTTAATGTGTTTACTCAAATCTATGTGTTTGGGCATAGAGGTGAACATAACTGCTTATGTTCCATGTTTAAGATTATATGCCCTAACATACTATTCTACAAGGATAAAATCCATGTGAGCATGCGTTGGTCTATCCACATGCAGGATTTCTGGGATTTGACCTTTGCTTGCCCATTAAGGATTCATTTACCACTCTCAGGAGATTCAGCATCCTACTTCGTCCAAAGAATTGGaaacaataaatttgtttaaacacTTAACagtttacccaaaaaaaaaaaacccaaaattccaGCTTAGAGATCAAGTTTGATTCCATCTAACTTGTTATTTCTCACGTGTTCTAAATGATCAAACTCAAATAGAAACCCAAAATTCCAACTTAGTCAACACGTCTTCAACTCTAAGAACGGCTGGAGCTTATTGTAAAGCCAACCAAATCAAGACAAAGTCAAAGTCTCATCTAGATGTCATTAGTCTACCATTATTTTCTGATTGATGTGGAAGCCTTACCGCATATAGAAGTAATCTTCCCCACATATTCTCTTCTTCTAAACCAAAACAATTCCCACTAGCTGCCATTCTTAACAGATACATACATTGAACAGTGAATTCAATCTACCCACTTTCCCAAAGTCAGATAAATTTGATCTCTTAAAAACAGAACAAACCGACCtcatttttgtatattatattgttcATATGAAGCCAGACTACCAGAATTCAACTAACAACAACCATAATAAGTTCTGACGCAGCCCCACttgttttttaatcaataaagaaATGCCATCTTTGTCAAGCTCTCAACTTTGAACCAAATTCTGTCTCCCATTTTGATATGTCCACATCTGCTTTTTTACTTTGGCAAGGATTAAGATAAGTATCAGAAGGCAAAGCTGTCCACAAAAGCAGAAGGGTAGTTAAAGTCAAGGAAGGAACAGCTCAATAGGCTTCTCCCACGATACAGATGATTAAACGACGTCGTAATGCAACAGTATGTATATGTTAGTCAACTACTTCTTACATTGCGCTGGATACGCGTACGCTGTAATAATTAGTATTCTCTTTGACGCGCTTTCTGAGCGTGGTTTCACCTTCTCCCTACATCGTCAACCTTACTCAACTGTGAAACTTCAAAACACATACTTAAAACGTTACTCAAATCGTTGAATCTTTTCCCTATTTGAAGTCGATCTTAATTGGAGACTAAGCTCttgaaaagaatatttttgtgtaattttgtATAAGTGTATGGAGACGAAGGCGCCAGCGAGGACGCTGTTAAAGCAGTCATCGTTAGCTCCGGATCGGCAGCGGAAGGAGGCGGAGCTGACGGATGGAGAAGGCGACGGAGAGGACATCAAGCCGGAGGTGAGGTTGATGTATTTGGCCAATGAGCGTGACTTGGAAGGCATAAACGAGCTCTTAGATTCAGGCATTGATGTAAATTTTCGCGATATTGATGATCGTACGGCTCTCCACGTGGCGGCTTGCCAGGGCTTCGTGGAAGTTGTCGAATTGTTGCTCCAACGTGGCGCTGACGTGGACCCCAAGGATCGTTGGGGAAGCACGGTGAGTGAAGTAACATAATGAGAACCTTGTAATGGTTCTGGTCCGGTAATGTTAACGACTTATCTAATGTTGGATAAACAGCCTCTTGCAGAtgctatatattataaaaaccaTGATGTGATTAAACTTTTGGAGAAACATGGAGCAAAACCTCTggtatgtttttgtttttagtttgatttagtgatttgaaattattatgaGCATAATTTTTAGACTCTGTATCTTTGAATTAATGTGTGTAGATGGCTCCAATGCATGTCAATCACGCCCGTGAAGTTCCAGAGTATGAAATTGATGCTCATGAACTCGATTTTACTAATAGTGTTGATATTACTAAGGTAATTTCTCCCTCTtatgatatgattttatttatatgccATTTTGGACTTGTATTTGCTTGCTTCTGATGCTAAGTCGTTGTTGGAGATGTTACTCTATCAAAACTGTTATGCCATGAATCATGGGTTGCTTAATAATGctaagaaattatagaaaaagaaaactgatgAAGTAATTCCtgggaaaattgaaaatgtagAAATCTAGCTGCTTACTGTTAATGTTGCAAAATAGCATATGCTTGATTGACTTCTAGAATGCtgcaatttcatcatttttattcattcttGAAAATACAGAAGAATATGCAGCAAGAAGTTTCTGAATGGTTATTCTGAAATATTTTGCAGGGGACTTTCCGTATGGCATCATGGCGTGGAATTCAAGTTGCTGTAAAAAAGTTGGCGGAGGAAGTGATTTCTAATGAAGATAAAGTGTAGGTTTTtcaatattatgaaaatttctttcttttttgatgtATGACTCCATTCTTTGAATGTAGTTGATTTGTTACAGGAGGGCATTCAGGGATGAGCTTGCATTGCTTCAAAAGATTCGACATCCAAATGTAGTCCAATTTCTAGGTGCTGTAACACAAAGTAGTCCTATGATGATTGTGACAGAATATTTACCTAAGGTCTTTCCTTAACCTCCAATTAATTATATGTAGTAAAGCCTATTCAGAGTACATatgatcttttctttttccttctttgggCTTCTGATGTGTcttcattttaacttttttgcTATCAGGCTTTCCTGCTTCTTTACGACTTCTGGCGATTGTTAATTTTGAgattgatattttcaaaatatcagTTTTGCTTGAAAACTTATCAGTGAAATGCATCACATTTTTTAGAAACAATGACCAATTTATTGCTGTTGAATCTATATGCCGAATCTTTATGTAATAAAAGTTTCTTTCACAGCTCATCTTGAGGCTCCTTCTTTTCAAATCTGATTTGATATTGCAGGGAGATCTTCGTGCATTCTTGAAAAGAAAAGGAGCACTGAAGCAATCTACAGCTGTGAGATTTGCACTTGATATTGCAAGGTTGTCACTGTATTATTGCGGCGAACTTTACTCTCACTTTTGGGCAGACCTTTTACTAACAATTTCGTATAGAGAATAAGGTTATGCGTGGTCATTGATAGAATTACCAAACATCAAGGTCTAATAGTTTCACAAAATGAAGTATGACAACAAATTTTTCTTGTCCATTCAAAGAGATAATGGCAATACAAAATTCTTGTTCCTCCTGTGAGGAAAATTATGAGGTTTTTCTACTTAATAGTCTAGTTTTAAGAGTTGGCTTTCAAATACTTCAATGAAGCTAGTGAAACATGGCTCTCAAATCTTTATAGACAGAGAAAGAATGCTGTCCAACATCTCATGTATGAATCAAGCTTATATTTGACAGATAATCTAACTTGCCAAAATGTTcgtttttcaaaattgaacaCTTTGTGTACAGATTCGCTTACTCAATGATATTTGAGAAATGTGAGAACTTCATGATGTCATCTTTGCTTCAATTTTTGAAGGAAACTATCAATTGCATTACATAAGTCTAAACCCATACTTTAAAATCTTAGATGCTGCTTGCAAAAAGAACTATGGCTTAAAATAATGCATCCTGTTATTTAACATCATTTGTTTTCTGTCAATTGCTTGATCCCTGCAGTTATCTGGGAAATTATTTCATTCTTTGGACTTTAGCTGAAACATCGTTATGTCTGTCAAATTTGCAGGGGAATGAATTATTTGCATGAGAATAAACCAGTCCCAATCATTCACCGTGATCTTGAGCCTTCGTGAGTTCTTATTCTGCATATGATATTGTCTTTCCTAGGTAAAATATTTGGCATTGTCAGTTTTCTGATGTTAGCCCCTTTCTGTGTTGCTTACTGGGACCTACCAGAAATATATTGCGGGATGATTCTGGACATCCTAAAGTTGCAGACTTTGGAGTTAGCAAGTTGCTCACTGTTAAAGAAGATAAACCTCTTATTTGTGAAGACGCTTCATGTTAGTGCTGCTTCTTGTCATGATCTTCCTATACTCGATTCATTTGAAATCCTTTTATAAAGTGTCATTTCTTTCCAGTACTATTATGTAGAGTTACTTTCTCTTCATTCAGTAAAACTGATCTCTGTTGCTTTATCTTATTAATTGAAGTTAAAATTAGATATTGTAGATTGTAagtgaaatttattatttttcatcaacaGGTCGGTATGTGGCTCCCGAGGTTTTCAGAAATGAAGAGTATGATACCAAAGTAGATGTATTCTCATTTGCTTTAATTGTGCAGgaggtaaaattttattaatctttaccTCAGGACATAAACAATACAGAAAGGGTTGACTCCTCGTTGAATAGATATCATTTATCTTCAATAGCAAATTAATGTCTTTGGGATCAAGGCTAACATCTCACTCAGTTCTTTGAAATAATCATTTCTAAGTTCTAATAATATTTCCCCCACAAACtgatcaattaaattaatctgGCATTTCTTTCCTTCTAgttcatattatatatgtacatTCTTAAGTTAGAATTTTGTAGAAGGTTTACTGGTTGTGATTAGTTACTTTTAGCCACTGAAGTTTCTGAGCCTAATGGATTATGATGTTTCTATTTAGAATGACAGGCTTCATAATTCATGTTTTTTTCATGTTGTAAATCAGATGATTGAAGGTTACCCGCCATTTTGCATGAAGCAAGATAATGAAGTACCTAAAGCATATGTTGCTGGACAGCGTCCACCTTTTAAAGCTCCTGCAAAACGTTATGCACATGGACTTAAAGAGTAAGTTCTACTTGTTTGCTAGATACACATTCAAAGTGTTACTTAATacttttatgataaataaaatggTTATGATCTAGCTTATTATTTTTAGCTCTCTTTAGAGAGTgtctttttgttttggttttgtagATCTGCTTTTGTTATTCATATTACCTGTGATAAATAAGATTCTGAAGGGAAAATGCTGGTTGAGAACTTCTTTCTTTTTAGTCTATGGTTTCAGAATCTAGAAAACTTCTTTCTTGGTTCAGTTTAGATGTATAGTTTGACTAAACTTGTTATAATGGTGAACTGTTGGACTAGTTCAGTTTAGATGTATACTTTGACTAAACTAGTTAGAATGGTGAACAGTTGGATGCAACTAGCAAgaaatctttttcttctcttattcTGCATTATTTTAAAGTTCTGCTGGCAAACTGTGGAATTAGACTCCACTTACAAGGGCTTGTCATCAATGGGATATTCAGCTGAAATTAATAGCAAACATCTTCTTAAGTccataaaaatgttatttttagaTCCACAAAGATTTTAAAACCATGCCAAATAGAAAGAAGGAACAAAACATAAAGCAAGTACATGATTTCTATTTCCTATTTTCTGCTGGAAATTGAGGACTCATAAACTTATAAATGTGGAACTATTTTTCACCTTTATTTTCTAGTTCATGTATGCATTCATTGCTCTCTAGGacattattaatgtaattttataatttggatGTATGAGATTATATAGTGTTCAATATCTAACTTATCCTAAAGATAAACACTTGCCAGACAATGATTGAACGCCCCAGCGTTCCAACAAATACAACGATGTCATCTGTACAAAAATATATGCTCTGTGTAGTTATACATTTAAATTTCCTTGAATGCAAACTATTTCTAGTTTTTAACTGCTTTTTTCGCTGAGAAGTTCTCTCATAGACCACAAATGATTCGTGCACTGTCAATTAAAGTTATTTCTCTGGGAAAACCTCAACCCAACTGCTGGATTCTGTCAAGGTTTTATATGTTTAagaataaatcaaacttttaatcatGTCTTATGCTTGCAGGTTGATTGAAGAATGCTGGAATGAGAAGCCAACTAAGCGACCGACATTCCGGCAAATAATAACAAGACTGGAATCCATTGATAACAGTATTGGTCATAAGAGGCGATGGAAggtatctctctctctctctctctttatgtGAGTGACTATTCTAATGAACCTTTATATCATACTTTACCAGTAATATGAACCACATTTGATGAATCCATAAGTATTGATGACACCAAACATTACTAAAATCCAGTATTTTCTCGATGCCAGTATATGTATAATGATGATCATCATCTGAatacatgtatatacatatatgctACCGACTTAACCTAAATCCGTTGGTGTTATGGGCTGTTTAGAGTGTTCTGATTGTCTTGTTGTATGGTCAATgtcgtttttctttttattaaatattattcaactaCTCATTTGGCAATCTGATGGactatttttaagtaaattgtTTTACTAATTAGCTTGACCTCTTGGAGAACAGGGTATTTTGTTAGTAGGTTACTGTTATTGTACAACTAAGAAGGCATCGTAATTAACTATCAAATATACAGGTCAAGACACTGAAATGCTTACATAATTTGGAGGCCCTTCTAAAGAAAGATCATTCCAGTCCTAGTAGCCAAAGTAATTCATCTAGTTCAAATAGGAGCATATGAAGAATCGAGGATCAATCTGCTATTAGTTTGTAAGTTTGCCAATGGTTTCCTTTTCCAATCAGGTAGAGGACGGTATAGCTTTTCTTATTTCCAAAATTTCACATGTAGCCAATGAAAATTCTCTTCCTGATTTTTAGCTCCCCCTCTGATTTTGTGGCGTGAAGATCCTATTTCTACAAAGTATTTATAGCTCTGTACATTATGTGCATATTGGCAATCTTAAATTTCATCTCTATTTTAACTTTGGATTTGATTCAAACcgatttgaacttgaatttttgGCTCAATTTGAGCTTGGTTCATTCAATCCAAATTCGAATATGAGCTCAAATATTTCAAATCGAGTCCAGGCTAGATTTAAAGATAGAATCTGTATAATGTGAAATGAGTTTGGTTCAATGTCTTTACCTTGGGAAGTGAGAAATCATTCTGAAACTACCAACTTTATAAATGTAAGAATTGATGTCAACTAGGTTATAATTTCAGGAAGATTCAATGGACCACATAAAAATTATTGCACTTGTGTAGAAAGTTAATACCAAATTCGAAATTGAATGCAATCATGTGATAGACCATTATATTccatgaatataaatataaatataaatataaatataatatatatatgtgtgtgtgtgtgtgtatgtatgtatgtatgtatgtatatgtgttgagttttcttctttttttctcatataaGATGGTGACAATTCCACCATTTGGGTTACTCTGAACTTGGATGAAGCAATTTTGTCAAACCAGTTCGAAATCtgagttttcaatttttctggGTCTGTTTGGTTTTCGCATTCTTTCTTTGACAAGAACTTGACTCATCCATTTTCTGGCATTTTACTCTTTCTCTAATCAGTTGGATGTGATTCGAACTAGTTCAAACGGTTTgttttataaaagtaaattcaatcatttattcaaatttaactcactCGGTCCAAATTTGAATGTGAACTTAAATAACTTTGATCAAATTCAACCCTTACAAAAATAGCTTCATGGCTACTTTCTCAGTTCATTTCTAATTCAAGAGGActtcaaaaaaattaaggaaaacaaaatatttggaAGTGAAAAAGAGAGAGGCCCTTAAATATAAATGAGAAGTACGaatttgatagaatttaaaaagaaacttcatttgaaaaaaaaaaaatgatggttCCCTTTTGTATTATTGCCTTACACCAAAAAGGGTTGTCATTAATCAGAGGTTCTGAATTAAGAATTATTAAGTGCTTTAAATTGAGCCAGGTCCACAATACAACATCAATATTCCATCATGTAGGACCATTTATGTGATTGGAATAATAGCATTAGTTATACCAAATCAATCATTATTTCAgtataatcaaacataaatcacatatataattaagttaaatttCCATATTTGCTTAGTTATAtagataattttcaaaatgtgaatttatttttaatttatatcatttcaaaataaaattagttcaTTCATAGTCTATATAGTgttcatgaaaaaaattacacCAACTGAAAAGCATACTATAAGATGTAATTTAGTGCAAGCAAGTAATGAACAAGTATAacatgatatttttaaaatgatttgatttattattacaaaagtttatatttgttattatattattgatatgcttTAACAGGGTAACAATATATATGCTTATTTAGTAGTATGTCATATCACTTTTACTTTAATCCAATTCCTTTACTATGGAAAGTAGGTCATcccaaattatttaaaaaaaaaaaattattttccctATAATCTTGTGAATATGGGAAATTGAGTTTCACAAGTTAAGAAAATTGTGAGGATGATtgaatctataaaattttataatttctacTATGTTCAGATATTAACATATTAACATTAATGAGGATCATGGGAAgggaaaacaaacaagaaaatagtttaaacatgatcaaacaaaaaagtgaaaaaaaaaaaaaaaaaccctaaactaccAGGTAGAGTCCTCTTGTCCATTCATGAATAGAGAAAGGTTTTCAATTGCCGACCTGATTAGACTTCATGGAAATCAAATTTCCCAATTTGGAGGTTTCAAAACGAGCAAGGCAATCGACtgctttgttattttcaatatttttgcaGTGAAGTTCCATGTGAGATTGCTAGGAAAGAAAATTCACGTGCGCAACATGACATCTCCTTCATGGGCAGTAaagcaaagagaaaatgaaCTAGACATTGTACACAATTTTTGACGGTTCATTCTCAGCCAAAATCTGTGAGATTATGTCTAAAATTAATAACCAAATAGGAAATGTGGATTATGCATGCTAAAATATTGCAGTCGGCCATGGCATTATTTCAGTAATGGTGTCACACATTCACGCTACTAGAAGGGAATCCCTAAGATGCATGCTAAAAATggaatacatacatacatacatacatacatacatacatacatacatacatataaggTTCCCGGCAAGCCATTGTGTCACAACGTAATGCTAATTCCAGTGCAATTTTCCTCGTTGGTGTTCATTGAGCTCGAAGGAACCGTTTTTCCAAGAGGAAAATTGCACTGGAATTAGCATTACGTTGTGACACAATGGCTTGCCGGGAACCTTAAATTCTTCTCCCCAAGCacatataattattcatattttgatGTGGGTGAATTTGTGATTAAGAAATTGAACGATTATCTAAAAGCACATAATTAGGGGAGTTGATTTAGGAAGGAAAATGAAGGGAGAAAGAATGGGGGGGCAGGCATATTAATTGTCACAAAAGTAGAGCAAATCAAAGGTAAACATGTGAAtccacataattaaatatatgagCAAGCAAGTAGATGGTGATGAGTAAGACAACTATATTGCACATTCCAAATGAGGTTCATTAATATTGGAGGAAGGTTATGCATATCTATCTCTTAAAGCAATCTTTTTTTACTTCTAGGTTGTGTAACACCGTTTTGGAACATGAAAATGTTGCAGTAGGAAGGCTACTCTTTCAACACACCTTTCCATAAGCTTCTGTATATGAATATGTATTACTTTGAGCCGGACCAAACATGTGAAGTCCCCGAACCTTGCTTAGAATCATTTTCAGTCACATCTATGCCCAATTTGCTAATACTGGAAACACAACGACAAAGAGAAAGAATCCAAACTCAAATAGTTGGCCTAATATTGGAAAAGTTAGCAGATTAACTACAGTTATGTTCTTTGATTGATGCTTATACCTAGCAACCCAGTTGAGTTTTTGTCTATCTAATGTTCAACAAGTATTGCGTAAGTACTTAAACTTTCAACTTAAGTTTTCTTTTATCCACAAACTTTGTTGCTTATTAAGgtagtttatttaattaattgtgtGTCATCACTTACACAGCACGTATCAGAATAGTATTGACATAATACTTGAATCtcaattacattattattatgattattttatgcTCAtgactatatatacaaattaattgtgtattcaaacgcgatgatataaattaatattacattagtcaatattttataatctcaaGTGTAAAGTATGGAATTCCACTTCAAAGAGCATAAACATTTCATATgggattttaatttatgtaattttaagttATCCAACCTCAACGGCTAATTtttgaaatgtgatttttttaaagtttttatatttaataattagcatcacatttattatcatattttttagttataatCGTATGACAAGTGTTTACGTAGAACTAACATAAAACAAATGATAGTctatctatttgaatattagggTTACATAGTATGATGATAGGTATAATTCTTTCAAATTTGGTATCATcgaataattatatatatgccGGCATTAAAGAATCACTCTTAATGAGAAGGAAAAGAGTCTTAGCTAACATAGTTAAGGCTATGGTATGGCTTATAATTAAAGAAGGATAATACACAATGACAATACTCAATTCAAGTGCATTATCTGTACCACTCATTCATATATATTGGCAGGGTCTGCcgattatcaaattaatattatagagtTGGATATTACATGTTATTAAATTACAAGTGTTATTATGGAAAGAGTCCAGGATAATCAATAGTAGTGCGATTTTCAAGGGTACCATATATATGGAGCTTTAAGTGAAGATGTGAAGTGATTGACCATTCTTGGATTAACtataatatatgaaatgaatgcaaaaattaattattattattcttcttcaagaaactttattttaaatgaaaataaattatttaactgCCTTACAATTCATCTAACTTGTGGGTTAAACCATCAATTGCACACCAGCAGGCACTTGGGTAAAATCTCTTTTCAATGACATATCATCCTTTTTgcttattagtttaaaattatctttttttaatctaattgag harbors:
- the LOC123192656 gene encoding integrin-linked protein kinase 1-like, translating into METKAPARTLLKQSSLAPDRQRKEAELTDGEGDGEDIKPEVRLMYLANERDLEGINELLDSGIDVNFRDIDDRTALHVAACQGFVEVVELLLQRGADVDPKDRWGSTPLADAIYYKNHDVIKLLEKHGAKPLMAPMHVNHAREVPEYEIDAHELDFTNSVDITKGTFRMASWRGIQVAVKKLAEEVISNEDKVRAFRDELALLQKIRHPNVVQFLGAVTQSSPMMIVTEYLPKGDLRAFLKRKGALKQSTAVRFALDIARGMNYLHENKPVPIIHRDLEPSNILRDDSGHPKVADFGVSKLLTVKEDKPLICEDASCRYVAPEVFRNEEYDTKVDVFSFALIVQEMIEGYPPFCMKQDNEVPKAYVAGQRPPFKAPAKRYAHGLKELIEECWNEKPTKRPTFRQIITRLESIDNSIGHKRRWKVKTLKCLHNLEALLKKDHSSPSSQSNSSSSNRSI